From Nymphaea colorata isolate Beijing-Zhang1983 chromosome 6, ASM883128v2, whole genome shotgun sequence, a single genomic window includes:
- the LOC116256929 gene encoding peroxiredoxin-2B-like, with protein MAPIAVGATLPDGTLSYFDAEDNLQQATVHSLAAGKKVILFGVPGAFTPTCSLKHAPGFIDHAEELKSKGIDEILLLSVNDPFVMKAWAQTYPHNKHVKFLADGSAAYTHALGLELDLSEKGLGVRSRRFALLVDNLQVKLANIEEGGAFTVSSAEDILKVL; from the exons atggcaccGATTGCAGTGGGCGCCACCCTCCCCGACGGCACTCTCTCCTACTTCGACGCGGAGGACAATCTGCAGCAGGCCACCGTTCACTCCCTGGCCGCCGGCAAGAAGGTCATCCTTTTCGGAGTCCCCGGCGCCTTCACCCCAACCTGCAG CTTGAAGCATGCTCCGGGCTTCATTGATCATGctgaggaattgaaatcaaagGGCATCGATGAAATTTTGCTCTTGAGTG TCAATGATCCCTTTGTGATGAAGGCTTGGGCTCAGACATACCCCCACAACAAGCATGTCAAGTTCCTGGCAGATGGTTCAGCAGCTTACACTCATGCCCTTGGCCTTGAGCTTGATCTCTCTGAGAAAGGGCTTGGTGTCCGCTCCCGCAGGTTTGCACTGTTGGTAGATAATCTGCAAGTGAAGCTGGCCAACATCGAAGAAGGTGGCGCCTTCACCGTTAGTAGTGCTGAAGACATCCTCAAGGTTCTCTAG
- the LOC116255376 gene encoding rac-like GTP-binding protein 2, with amino-acid sequence MSVSKFIKCVTVGDGAVGKTCILICYTSNKFPTDYIPTVFDNFSANVVVDGNIVNLGLWDTAGQEDYSRLRPLSYRGADVFVLAFSLVSKASYENVLKKWMPELRRFAPNVPIVLVGTKLDLREDCVADHLIAASVTTAQGEELRRQIGAAAYIECSSKTQQNIKSIFDTAIKVVLQPPRRKETIKKKKKRSSGCSIMSIMCGGTCTV; translated from the exons ATGAGTGTCTCAAAGTTCATCAAGTGTGTGACGGTGGGAGATGGCGCTGTAGGAAAGACTTGTATTCTCATCTGCTACACCAGCAACAAGTTCCCGACT GATTATATCCCTACAGTTTTTGACAACTTCAGTGCCAACGTGGTGGTGGATGGCAACATTGTAAATTTAGGCCTGTGGGACACAGCAG GCCAAGAAGATTACAGTAGGCTAAGGCCACTGAGTTACAGAGGCGCTGATGTGTTTGTTTTGGCCTTTTCTTTGGTCAGTAAGGCAAGTTATGAAAACGTCCTGAAAAAG TGGATGCCTGAGCTTCGTCGTTTTGCCCCCAATGTTCCAATTGTTCTTGTTGGAACCAAGTTGG ATCTGCGTGAAGATTGTGTGGCTGATCATCTGATTGCTGCTTCAGTAACAACAGCTCAG GGGGAGGAGCTTAGGCGGCAAATTGGAGCTGCTGCATATATTGAATGTAGTTCGAAGACACAACAG AACATTAAATCCATCTTTGATACAGCAATCAAGGTTGTTCTTCAACCTCCACGAAGAAAGGAAActattaagaagaaaaagaagagaagctCTGGTTGTTCAATCAT GAGCATAATGTGTGGAGGCACATGCACTGTTTAA
- the LOC116256745 gene encoding cyclin-dependent kinase F-1 produces MANSRSWSIYGNSEIAQRYEILERVGYGAYADVYRAKRRDDGLPVALKEVHDYQSAYREIEALQLLRSSSPNVVTLHEFFWNDDDDAVLVLEYLPTDLATVIDEAKRRVGEGGEGIPVGEIKRWMLQIFEGVAACHGNLVVHRDLKPANLLISADGILKLADFGQSRILQQPGFLPGDDNPNWAEGEDTGEQAMMPQRNIGSAEENRSQEQASVGWLNNVHDPVTFSELNQEDSEDGLHKTDNLVNMQDTGSSFISSVAGDYSNNLLHSPCHDSENDMGDNEQGLTSCVGTRWYRAPELLYGSTNYGLEIDLWSVGCIFSELLALEPLFQGTADIDQLAKIINVLGNINEQTWPGCSSLPDYGKISFKDIQVPLGLKACLPNRSQSEVSLVERLVRCDPMARATALELMDDNYFNEEPLAVPVSKLKVPSTRSTQESSAADWDDQAWKKLGADSDFEDLGDMDFVQTDKGFSIRFS; encoded by the exons ATGGCGAACTCCCGGAGCTGGAGCATCTATGGCAACTCGGAAATTGCACAGCGCTACGAGATCCTGGAGAGGGTCGGCTACGGCGCTTACGCCGACGTTTACCGAGCAAAGCGCCGGGACGACGGCCTCCCTGTCGCCCTGAAGGAGGTCCATGACTATCAGAGCGCCTACCGTGAGATCGAGGCACTCCAGCTCCTCCGATCCTCGTCGCCGAACGTCGTCACTCTACATGAGTTCTTCTGGAATGACGACGATGACGCTGTCCTTGTCCTTGAGTACCTCCCGACGGACCTGGCCACCGTCATCGACGAGGCTAAGAGGAGAGTAGGTGAGGGTGGAGAGGGGATACCTGTAGGGGAGATCAAGCGGTGGATGCTTCAGATTTTCGAAGGGGTTGCGGCGTGTCACGGGAATTTGGTTGTCCATCGGGATCTCAAGCCTGCGAATCTGTTGATTTCTGCTGACGGGATTTTGAAATTGGCGGATTTCGGCCAG TCGAGGATACTCCAGCAGCCTGGATTTTTGCCAGGGGATGACAACCCAAATTGGGCTGAGGGCGAAGACACGGGAGAGCAGGCCATGATGCCTCAAAGGAACATTGGCAGTGCGGAGGAGAACAGATCGCAGGAGCAGGCTTCAGTGGGTTGGTTGAATAACGTCCATGACCCTGTGACTTTCTCTGAACTAAATCAGGAAGATAGCGAGGATGGTCTGCATAAAACCGACAACTTGGTCAACATGCAAGATACAGGATCTTCTTTCATCAGTTCTGTTGCTGGTGACTATTCCAACAACCTTTTGCACAGCCCATGCCATGACAGTGAGAATGACATGGGTGACAATGAACAAGGCCTGACTTCTTGCGTTGGAACTAGGTGGTACAGGGCTCCTGAGTTACTCTATGGTTCAACAAATTATGGTCTTGAAATTGATTTGTGGTCCGTTGGTTGCATATTTTCTGAGCTTCTTGCTTTGGAACCTTTGTTCCAAGGAACAGCAGATATTGATCAGCTGGCTAAGATAATCAATGTATTGGGTAACATAAATGAACAAACGTGGCCAGGTTGTTCATCTCTTCCAGACTATGGTAAAATTTCCTTCAAGGATATCCAAGTTCCACTGGGTCTAAAAGCTTGCCTGCCTAACCGTTCTCAATCTGAAGTTTCTCTAGTCGAGAGGCTCGTTCGCTGTGACCCTATGGCAAGAGCTACTGCTTTAGAATTAATGGATGATAACTATTTCAATGAAGAACCATTGGCTGTTCCAGTAAGCAAATTGAAGGTGCCATCTACGCGCAGCACACAGGAGAGCTCAGCAGCAGATTGGGATGACCAAGCCTGGAAAAAATTGGGTGCCGACTCAGATTTCGAGGACTTAGGTGACATGGACTTCGTTCAGACTGATAAAGGCTTCTCTATCCGGTTCTCATGA